Below is a genomic region from Thunnus thynnus chromosome 22, fThuThy2.1, whole genome shotgun sequence.
CAATGATTCAATGAACACATGATCAGTCTGGACataatcacaaaacaaaaatcctcCACATCTCATAGATGTTGTTTGCtcgtgtgtgtttgcgtgtgttgGAGGAGCCTGAAATAAACCTTGTAACCACAGAACCAACAGATCATTTGCTCATGTTATTTTTTCACTTGCTGACATCACACTGTGTTTCCACAGAGCAGTTTGATTTTCACACTCTACTTTTCATACTTTTCTAACAAGAGCAATATCAGTGTTTAATAATACTTTTTGTTTAAAGGAACAGTGTAAAGCTTATTTGATTTCTTATAtcagtcagatgagaagattgatactactTTCTTGTTTGTATGTTGAATATAATCTGGggactgttagcttagcttagcacaaagactggaaacagggggaaacagctagcctcaTTCAAAAATCAGcctactagcacctctaaaacacacaaataaacattatatctgtttgtttaaatcttgcacaagattttttttcttagctTAGAGTAAGTTCAGAGgagacaaaccaacaatgaatgttttaatgaatgatttaatgtatttacatGAGGTTTATATGATATTGTGAGTAATACAaagcatttaaaacacattacaaaaaaaataaattagcCAATTCAGGCTCAAAATGAGGTTTGCACATTAATACCAAAATCATTACCATATCgtaaatgaaatgtcatttcaCATTATGTGATTTATTAAAGCAACAAAAGTAACTTTGCAAAGGGGTATGGCTTTTTCCAGACAGGGAGCTGGTTTACGAGGTTGCTTCATCCAGACTTTTCATGATTTTCTTAACCCAGGAGAGATTGGGATCCACACAGATGTGACAAGACTTTCTGGTCACCAAACTGAAAGACAgcaggtgaaaatgaaaatgtcacaatgacacatgacagtgttttttaagtaattaaaatagGATAACAAATAGATGTGTTGAGCTCTTATTGTCACCAAACTAAAAAAAGGAAcaagatcatttaaaaaatagaatatatatttgtatatttagtTCATCATAATTGATCAactaaaaaaaattgtattgaCAAGTTGAATTATGCATTATCAAagtcaaaacaaagaaaaatcattacatttgCCACATAATAATTCCATCTCTGTATTctgactttaaataaatgtattgcaaaatttaattgtaaaatcaaacaaGATACGTATATTTGTGCCTAATatattaaagttattattatgatCAGTGAAGTAATTTAAATGATCAGGACAAAAGTACAAATTTCTTACATGATTGCAGTCCTCGGGCAGCGGTAATCAGTCGAATAATATGACTGGATTGAGTTTTTGTTCACTATTCTTGGGTAGAATTTGAAGCCGCAGTCATCAGGACCCTTAACAGAAGGAGGTCGTCCCTGTTCATGAGGGGGACTGGCTGCAGTTTTCTCAAACCTGTCTCCAACAGTGGATACATCAACACATGACCAGCTCAAAAGACTTTGTGGAAATAAAGTCAAATACAGACATGTTCACTGAGCTGTATCATAAAGTGATCTTTTCCTTATTAGTGTATCACTGTGTAGAACTTAGAAgaagatttaataaaaaaacaaaaaaaaaacagaactgtaGTGAAAGCAGAAAGGAAACTTTCCATATCAATACACAGCTCTTTGTTGGCAAATGTTAAACTAATCCAATACAGAACAGAAGAATCATGATGCACaggtgaaaaaatgaaaaaagcatcACAATGCTCCCACTGATACTAATATTATTGCAACTGGTACCAGTGCTGGTACTATAATACTAATACTggtatgaaagaaagaaagataaagatttaaaagatgaaGATAAAGTTTAACAGCTTTTACTTTGAATATAATAGCTAAATTTAACTCACATTCTCTTTGGTTTGTGTTGCGGTGTAGGAGATATGAGGTTGATCTCTAACAGCAGTGAGGAGTCTTGAtctttttgctgtatttttgtcttgttgtaCTGACAGTGTTGCTGACATTTGATCATGTTGGTTGAGTTGCTGCTTTCATGCAGTGAGAGGTTGCTTTGTCCATATTCTGCAGAAAACAAGAGGAGTTTAGCTGGCATAGATAATGACAAACATATCATTTAGGATAAATGGAATATATAATAATTGCTAAATGTATAAAATTGTTTCCTGTATATAAATAAGATGATTAGGATATAAGGGTATGAAGAATTgagacaagaaaataaatgaattggTGGCGTATTTGTGGCATAGATAGAGACTCGCCTTGAAAAGTCGTGTTGGTGTTGTAGGTTTTATTATCAGTGATGTTGACTGAATGGAGAGTTGATGTCCAGTTCATTTCAGATGGAAGCTGAATACAGAACTCCTTGTTGCTGTCAGAGCTTCTTCTCTGTACGGACactgcaaatcaacacaaacCATCTCAAGATTGCCAACATGTGTTTAAATATGCTAAATGGTAAAtgaactgcatttatatagcgcctttccaGTCTTCCAATCACTCAAAGCTCTTTACACTACATGtcagcattcattcattcacatacACAGATTCATACACTGATAGctgaggctgccatgcaaggtgccaacctgctcatcaagAGTTTCAGTAACTCTTTAGATTACAGCTTGCAACGTACAGCGTAATTACTCCATAGTCATGATGTAATCTTTTGTACTAACAGTGTACCAGCACAGTACACACCAATACATATATGTAGGTACAGGGGAACAAGATGTGACGTTGTGGAATAAGGGGCCAACAATTTAGGAACTTGTGAAGAacttatactgtagttattttaaCTGCTGGGTACCTATTCTATTGTAATAGAGTATGTATAACCTACTGAGCAATAATCTGGAAGTTTGGGAGAAATTTAGGGTTAATTAttactgtagttattttttaactactgggtagctgttatgttattacaGGATACcataaaactgagcaaaaatctGGACATTTCAAGGAAGATGTGATGACTTCTGCAGCACTTAATAAAtctgatgtgattttatttcaaaatgaccttATTACCATCAAACAAGCAAAATACAAAGTGTAAATCAAATAAGTGACAACGATTTGGATAGgaagaacataaaaacaatgccataaagacaataataatgcaagagtactgtgttattttttattacaattGTGACTTACTTCAGATCACAGCAGGGGGCGACGGAGTGTTTTCTATAAAGAATTGGAAAAGGCTCTCCGCCCACCTACCTGACAGGTGTATGTTGGAAGGATGTTTTTTGCTAACCTACTTTACAGCAAACATATGGTGAGTAATAATCTTAATATATTTATTGGCACAGAACTATCTGGTTTGTGGCTCATGTCAAATGTAGCGTTAACGGAACAAAAGAAAGATGCTGTTGGACTTTTAGCTTGATAATCATTTGTTAGCTACCAGCTGAAAGAGCAAAGCAGTAACTTACCCTGCAGATTTTACAAGCTAATACTAATGATTGCTCTAATAGTAATTAAAGGCAATGtaatacataacataacacttGTGGGTTTGTGTCTTACAGAAGCTGAAATATGTTCAGGTGATTTTATTCACATAGCAACCTACACTAAGTTAATCTGCTGCTGCACTGGCTAAactttcaacacatcctcattgGAGCTTATATTAATTTGTGATGACTTTGCTGGCAACTAGCAATTACAGGAAATTATATTTCCTGTATAGCCTCACGTAGCCCATTAATATTGCATTTATTCACATCTAGAATGCCAGCCATGATGGCTTTGCAGTTGTGTGGCGAAGGGTTTGATTCTTATGGCTTTTCACCAAGTGGGAGACATAATAACTGTCAGAAATCCAGATATCTCACACTATAAATTACCGACAAGAGACTgacattacagtttttctctgtAGGGTCAACATATGGCCACGGTGCACCAGCTTCTTTCTCCTTGTCTCATTCTCAACCCTGTCATCTTCATCAGGAGTGGAAAcgaagatgaaaaagaagaataaaatgaagaagcaatgcaagaaaaacaaagaaataaagaattaaatgCTATTTGTTCCTTGAAggtttctattttattttaaataagaagtatgttaaataaaggttttaagtTAAGGATGTAAAATTTAGATTTTAATATGATAGAAGACATACAATGTAcactttagattacagcccacaCACCCTgtagttaccctgtaactacaTATAACAAGGGAGAAACaaccaacataacttactctgtaactacaTAGGACAATGTGAGGACAGTTTGTTTCAATTTTACTTGCCTCAAAACATGGAAGAACAAACTAAATTCACTACACAGTTTACAATCAGAAGGGCATATGAACCATATATATGCATTCTGATTCATACctcatgttttatctttagCTATATTTATATTAGCTATagctatatatttatttcctggGATGAAAGGAGACCGTGCAGAACTGAAAAAAGGGTAAACTTGCACCTTGAGGAGCCGTAATGCAGGACGAAGgctttcaacatttttaacatttaaatgagtGACATCTTTGGTGAGTAAATTCTGTCCGCCGATGGCAGGCAGAGCCACCAGGCCATAAAGGAGCATCAAGTGATGAAGTTGGCTGGTGAAGTGAACGACAGCTGAGACAGTCTTCAGAGGCCAACAGCATCCATGACAATACGCTGTCCTCTGGACCTTTGTTCCGAAGTAAACGCACAGATGTATCCTGTAGTTATTTAAGTACcccaaaatgaaaaaggaacaatgtagttttcctgtttgttaGTAATTaggtcattttgaaataaaatcacattagaTTTATTAAGTGCTGCAGAAGTCATCACTCCATCTTCCCTGAAACATCCAGAGTTTTGCTCAGTTTTATGATCATACTATACCCTCTAATAACAGAATAGGTACCTAGTAGTTAAATAATAACTAGAGTATTAATTCTCTCTAAATTCTTCCCAAATTTCAAGATTATTGCTCAGTAGGTTGTACATACTCGGAAATAATAGAATAGGGACCTGgtagttaaaaaataactacagtagTAATTTGTAAGTTCCCAAATTGTTACACCCTTATTCCAtaacttcacatcttgttcccCTGTACCTACATATATGTATTGGTGCATACTGTACTGTTACACCGTAAGTACAAAAGTCAATTAAGCTTTACTTTGCAGGCTGTAATCTAAAACATTACCAGAgtttctaatgctcattcacactcacactcacacactgatggcaaaACCTCCGGGAGCAATTTGGTGTTCAGTATCTTGCCTGAGGACGCTTCAACATGCGGATCAGAGGAGCTGGAGATCGACCCAGGTCTTCCAGTAGAAACTGGAGGAGCCACCAGTAGAAGAACCTTTACTTCTAGACTGTAAAGGTTTAACTGCTAATATAATTTGCAACATACTTTGGATTTAAAGTCAACAAAGTGTCATGAAAACTAGGGACGCTCAGTTCTTTAAGTTTCTCTTACCTGAAAAAGGATGTGGTTGTAAAAAGAAGAGAATCCATACAATGTTCAAGAGAAGCACACTGACATGGACAGTCCACTGCATGTTTCTATCTGCTGATTAAACTCCACACTGTactgaaaaacagctgctgacagacagtCTGTGTGGGATACTAAAAGATGAATCACCTAACCTCATAGATTATGTATACTCATGTGTGTTTGCGTCTAGTGGAGGGGCCTGAAATTGACCATGTAACCACAGAAGATTTTCGCATACtcattttcagacttttcttaCAAGAGCAACTGCAGTATGTGACCAAC
It encodes:
- the LOC137175143 gene encoding uncharacterized protein, whose amino-acid sequence is MQWTVHVSVLLLNIVWILFFLQPHPFSVSVQRRSSDSNKEFCIQLPSEMNWTSTLHSVNITDNKTYNTNTTFQEYGQSNLSLHESSNSTNMIKCQQHCQYNKTKIQQKDQDSSLLLEINLISPTPQHKPKRIPQSLLSWSCVDVSTVGDRFEKTAASPPHEQGRPPSVKGPDDCGFKFYPRIVNKNSIQSYYSTDYRCPRTAIILVTRKSCHICVDPNLSWVKKIMKSLDEATS